One segment of Oscillospiraceae bacterium MB08-C2-2 DNA contains the following:
- a CDS encoding L-threonylcarbamoyladenylate synthase: protein MMETQLLSAHSPQEFALASDVAAGIIQAGGLVAFPTETVYGLGANALSPEAVAGIFRAKSRPQDNPLIVHIAKAEQLEPLVQAIPPRAQALIDAFWPGPLTIILPKTERVPLSTSGGLDTVAVRMPNHPLALVIIEKSGLPIAAPSANRSGSPSPTTARHCVEDLNGRVELIVDGGSCAVGVESTVLTLAGDVPRLLRPGAVTVEQLREILGHVEVDPAVEHLLDPSKPALSPGMKYKHYAPKAGVLLVSGSFEQFARYAEQNKAPGVWALVFDGEEAGISLPAITYGKEDHPEEQAASLFTALRRLDEVGAQSVLARMPDRKGLGLAVYNRLIRAAGFKVVEL, encoded by the coding sequence ATGATGGAAACACAGCTTTTATCCGCCCACAGCCCCCAGGAGTTTGCGTTGGCTTCGGATGTGGCCGCCGGTATTATCCAAGCCGGGGGCCTTGTGGCTTTCCCTACCGAGACCGTTTACGGCTTGGGAGCTAATGCCCTTTCCCCCGAGGCGGTGGCCGGTATTTTTCGTGCTAAGAGCCGCCCCCAGGATAACCCCCTGATCGTACACATTGCCAAGGCCGAGCAGCTGGAGCCGCTGGTTCAGGCAATTCCCCCTCGGGCGCAGGCTCTAATTGATGCTTTTTGGCCGGGCCCCTTGACCATCATCCTGCCCAAGACCGAAAGAGTACCGCTGTCTACCAGCGGTGGGCTGGATACAGTGGCGGTGCGGATGCCCAATCACCCTCTGGCGCTTGTCATTATTGAAAAGAGCGGCCTGCCCATTGCCGCACCCTCGGCCAATCGCTCCGGAAGCCCCAGCCCCACCACCGCCCGCCACTGTGTGGAGGATTTAAACGGCCGGGTGGAGCTGATTGTGGATGGCGGTTCCTGTGCCGTGGGGGTGGAGTCCACCGTGCTGACCTTAGCCGGTGATGTGCCTCGCCTCTTGCGTCCCGGTGCCGTTACAGTGGAGCAGCTGCGGGAGATTTTGGGGCATGTGGAGGTGGATCCGGCGGTGGAACACCTTTTGGATCCTTCCAAGCCGGCCCTTTCGCCGGGGATGAAATACAAGCATTATGCACCCAAGGCCGGTGTGCTTCTGGTGAGCGGAAGCTTTGAGCAGTTTGCCCGATATGCGGAACAAAACAAGGCCCCCGGAGTCTGGGCGCTGGTTTTTGATGGGGAAGAAGCGGGGATTAGCCTCCCAGCTATCACCTATGGAAAAGAAGATCACCCCGAGGAGCAGGCTGCTAGCCTGTTCACGGCTTTGCGCCGTCTGGATGAGGTGGGAGCACAGAGTGTTTTGGCTAGAATGCCCGATCGTAAAGGGCTGGGGCTTGCGGTATACAACCGCCTGATTCGTGCCGCCGGTTTTAAAGTGGTGGAGCTTTAG
- a CDS encoding DHHW family protein has translation MAKSRLLKYKPSQLSPAQAYRQQQEDQKQGERLHIAQAILTILFCSALFFMGFLSLILTKPTVSEVEKRELAAMPEFSGQAVLDGSYTKDLELHYADTFPFRETFVSIAARLDEMRGIRFDGVRIHGTAPAPEVPPEPSRADPELPEGAGYTEEEESSSEASEVSKPHEVVDDGAVGEQNGAVFVYKEKAMQLFGGSNGMAEWYAGAISNYKKAWGDSVKVYNLVAPTVIEFSLPQRYKSVTNPQKPNIEHIYQSLDSGVIGVDAYSALEAHADDYLYFNADHHWTARGAYYAYTAFAKSAGLEPLSLEDYQRKVIEGFRGTMYSYTNDAKLAEDYVEYFLMPGNPTAVRWDKGDPYTAQEHSVWAEFAQGGNSYSVFLHGDYPLIRIDTGNKNGKRVLVVKESFGNAFSPFLIPHYEEVFVVDQRYFELNLVDFVKQNNIQEVLFLNNIFAANTGYHIEKIEGMMSKPAPTQSFLPAPPAAQREESSKEASA, from the coding sequence CATGGGCTTTTTGTCTCTGATTTTAACCAAGCCTACCGTTTCTGAGGTGGAAAAAAGAGAGCTGGCCGCCATGCCCGAGTTTTCCGGTCAGGCGGTTCTGGATGGCAGCTATACCAAGGATTTGGAGCTTCACTATGCCGATACCTTTCCTTTTCGGGAAACCTTTGTGTCTATAGCGGCCCGGCTGGATGAGATGCGGGGTATCCGCTTCGACGGTGTGCGTATCCATGGCACTGCACCTGCCCCGGAGGTTCCGCCCGAGCCTTCCCGTGCTGACCCTGAGCTGCCCGAGGGAGCAGGGTATACAGAAGAAGAGGAGTCAAGCTCCGAAGCCTCTGAGGTTTCCAAGCCCCACGAGGTGGTGGATGACGGTGCTGTAGGTGAACAGAACGGTGCGGTCTTTGTTTATAAGGAAAAAGCAATGCAGCTGTTTGGCGGCAGCAACGGTATGGCCGAATGGTATGCAGGCGCAATCAGCAATTATAAAAAGGCGTGGGGCGATTCCGTGAAGGTTTATAACCTTGTGGCTCCCACTGTCATTGAATTTTCTTTGCCCCAGCGCTATAAAAGCGTAACCAACCCCCAAAAGCCTAACATCGAGCATATTTATCAGTCGCTGGATTCCGGTGTCATCGGGGTGGATGCCTATTCTGCCTTGGAAGCCCATGCGGATGATTATCTCTACTTTAACGCCGACCATCACTGGACAGCCCGGGGCGCTTATTATGCTTATACCGCCTTTGCAAAAAGTGCGGGGTTAGAGCCGCTTTCCTTGGAGGATTACCAGCGGAAGGTGATCGAAGGCTTCCGGGGAACTATGTATTCCTATACCAACGACGCCAAGCTAGCTGAGGATTATGTGGAATACTTCCTGATGCCCGGCAACCCCACTGCTGTTCGCTGGGATAAGGGTGATCCTTATACAGCGCAGGAGCACAGTGTATGGGCGGAGTTTGCGCAAGGCGGCAATTCTTATTCGGTATTCCTGCACGGGGATTATCCTCTCATTCGCATTGATACCGGTAACAAAAACGGCAAGAGGGTTTTGGTGGTTAAAGAATCCTTTGGTAATGCCTTCTCGCCTTTCCTGATTCCTCATTATGAGGAGGTCTTTGTTGTGGATCAGCGGTATTTTGAGCTGAATCTGGTGGATTTTGTCAAGCAGAACAACATTCAGGAGGTTCTCTTCCTAAACAATATTTTTGCGGCCAATACCGGCTATCACATTGAAAAGATTGAGGGCATGATGTCTAAGCCCGCACCCACACAGAGCTTTTTGCCTGCGCCTCCTGCTGCCCAGCGGGAAGAATCTTCGAAAGAGGCCAGCGCTTAA
- the prfA gene encoding peptide chain release factor 1, whose translation MFDKLKSAEERYEQLNEQLMDPQVVSDNNRYRDLMKEYKNLTPIVEKYREYAKAKEGADEARQLLEEGGLDRDFRTMVEEELSENREKVEQCSEELRVLLLPQDPNDDKSVIVEIRGGAGGDEAALFANSLYRMYSMYGETRRWKSEILNANQTELGGFKEISFSIEGEGAYSCLKFESGVHRVQRVPETESQGRVHTSTVTVAVLPEVEDVEVEIAPGDLQIDTYRAGGAGGQHVNKTESAIRITHLPTGLVVECQDERSQHKNKDKAMKILRSRLYEKMLQEQNDKIASQRKLQVGTGDRSERIRTYNYPQGRVTDHRIGLTLYKLEAVLNGDMTELLNALITFDQAEKLQASQESM comes from the coding sequence ATGTTTGATAAGCTCAAAAGTGCCGAAGAGCGCTATGAACAACTCAATGAACAGCTTATGGATCCCCAGGTAGTCAGCGATAACAACCGCTACCGGGATTTGATGAAGGAATACAAGAACCTGACCCCCATCGTGGAAAAATACCGGGAGTACGCTAAAGCCAAGGAGGGAGCCGATGAGGCTCGTCAGCTTCTGGAAGAAGGCGGGCTGGATCGGGATTTCCGCACCATGGTTGAGGAGGAGCTCAGCGAAAACCGGGAAAAGGTTGAGCAGTGCAGCGAGGAGCTGCGGGTGCTGCTGCTGCCTCAAGACCCCAACGACGATAAAAGCGTTATTGTGGAAATCCGAGGCGGCGCAGGCGGTGATGAGGCCGCTTTGTTTGCCAATTCCCTGTATCGCATGTATTCTATGTACGGCGAAACCCGCCGCTGGAAAAGTGAAATTCTCAACGCCAACCAAACCGAGCTGGGCGGCTTTAAAGAAATCAGCTTCTCCATTGAAGGGGAAGGGGCTTATTCCTGCCTCAAGTTTGAGAGCGGCGTGCACCGGGTGCAGCGTGTGCCGGAGACCGAATCCCAAGGTCGGGTGCATACCTCCACCGTTACTGTGGCGGTTCTCCCTGAGGTTGAGGATGTTGAGGTCGAAATTGCCCCGGGCGATTTGCAGATTGATACCTACCGGGCCGGTGGCGCCGGCGGCCAGCATGTTAACAAAACTGAATCCGCTATCCGCATCACCCATTTGCCCACCGGGCTGGTGGTGGAGTGTCAGGATGAGCGCAGCCAGCATAAAAACAAGGATAAGGCCATGAAAATCCTTCGCTCCCGGCTGTATGAAAAGATGCTGCAGGAGCAGAACGATAAAATAGCCTCCCAAAGAAAGCTGCAAGTGGGCACCGGTGACCGTTCCGAGCGCATCCGCACCTACAATTATCCCCAAGGGCGTGTCACAGATCACCGCATTGGGCTGACTTTGTATAAGCTTGAAGCTGTCCTCAATGGCGATATGACAGAGCTGCTCAATGCTCTGATTACCTTTGATCAGGCCGAAAAGCTGCAAGCCAGTCAGGAATCGATGTAA
- a CDS encoding aminopeptidase — protein MDMEQNKKTPAELLGEKVLFKPENNTILMTDEEIDEAFRYCEGYKTFLDKGKTEREAVSYAVSLLEERGFSPFDPAVKYQPGSKVYLANRGKALLFAVIGKKPLDQGVRILASHVDSPRIDLKPRPVYEEAQLAMFKTHYYGGVRKYQWVATPLALHGVVIKKDGTKVEIVLGEDVGDPVFCITDLLPHLSQEQNKRTLADGIKGEELNILIGSRSFRDDKASEKVKLNILGMLYEKYGIVEADFLSADLSLVPAHKALDVGFDRSMLGAYGQDDRVCAYGSLQAALAVENPAYTTVTVLADREEIGSDGNTGLASHFLEDFIADLASPWGIAGRTVLNRSQCLSADVNVAFDPTFPEVTEKRNTAYLNYGVCLTKYTGSRGKSGTSEATAEFMGKIRGLFDREGVLWQTGLLGKVDQGGGGTVAKFIANLGVDVVDIGVAVLSMHAPFEVVSKTDVYNMYKGFVSFYKDDSERL, from the coding sequence ATGGATATGGAACAGAATAAAAAAACACCGGCGGAGCTTTTAGGCGAGAAAGTGCTTTTTAAGCCCGAAAACAATACCATCCTCATGACCGATGAGGAAATTGATGAGGCTTTCCGTTATTGCGAGGGCTATAAAACCTTTTTGGATAAAGGCAAAACTGAGCGTGAGGCTGTTTCCTATGCAGTTTCGCTGTTGGAGGAAAGAGGCTTTTCGCCTTTTGATCCCGCTGTTAAATACCAGCCGGGCAGCAAGGTTTATCTTGCAAACCGGGGCAAGGCTCTGTTGTTTGCTGTGATTGGCAAGAAGCCCTTGGATCAAGGCGTGCGCATCCTTGCCAGCCACGTGGATTCTCCCCGCATTGATCTCAAGCCCCGCCCGGTCTATGAAGAGGCTCAGCTTGCCATGTTCAAGACCCACTACTATGGCGGCGTTCGCAAATACCAGTGGGTAGCCACACCTTTGGCGCTTCACGGCGTTGTCATCAAGAAGGATGGCACCAAGGTGGAAATTGTGCTGGGTGAAGATGTGGGTGATCCTGTTTTCTGCATCACCGATTTGCTGCCCCATCTTTCGCAGGAGCAGAACAAGCGTACTCTTGCCGATGGCATCAAGGGGGAAGAGCTGAACATCCTCATTGGGTCTCGTTCCTTCCGGGACGATAAGGCCAGTGAAAAGGTCAAGCTGAATATCCTTGGCATGCTCTACGAGAAATACGGCATTGTGGAGGCGGATTTCCTTTCCGCTGACCTGAGTCTTGTCCCCGCCCACAAGGCGTTGGATGTGGGCTTTGACCGCTCTATGCTGGGCGCTTACGGTCAGGATGACCGTGTCTGCGCCTATGGCTCTTTGCAGGCCGCTTTGGCTGTGGAGAATCCTGCTTATACCACTGTCACTGTGCTGGCCGACCGGGAGGAAATCGGTTCGGATGGCAATACAGGGCTTGCTTCCCACTTTTTGGAGGATTTTATTGCCGATCTGGCCAGCCCTTGGGGCATTGCAGGCCGTACCGTGCTGAATCGCTCCCAGTGCCTTTCCGCCGATGTCAACGTGGCCTTCGACCCCACCTTCCCGGAGGTGACCGAAAAGCGCAACACCGCCTATCTCAACTATGGCGTGTGCTTGACCAAATACACCGGTTCCCGGGGTAAATCCGGCACCAGCGAAGCCACAGCCGAATTCATGGGTAAAATCCGCGGCCTATTTGATCGTGAGGGCGTTTTGTGGCAAACCGGCCTGCTGGGCAAGGTGGATCAGGGCGGCGGCGGAACCGTAGCCAAATTTATTGCCAATTTGGGCGTGGATGTGGTGGATATCGGCGTTGCCGTGCTTTCCATGCATGCACCTTTTGAAGTCGTAAGCAAAACCGATGTTTACAATATGTACAAGGGATTTGTTTCTTTCTATAAGGATGATAGTGAAAGACTGTAA
- a CDS encoding S1 RNA-binding domain-containing protein gives MNVFYPEGILIDTAENKAALRSVASLQEAMATEKILEARAVVCDFHHNLIVELGCCKGFMPKEETVIGISDGSTRDIAIISRVNKPVCFVVTDIRQEADGSVTAILSRQRVQRLCLEKYISALVPGDVINARVTHLESFGCFVDIGCGVTSLIPINSISVSRISHPRDRFRSGKSIKAVVKSVDENGRVTLSHKELLGTWEENARNFVPGETVSGIIRSVESYGIFVELTPNLAGLAEPREGAVTGQHASVYIKNLIPEKMKVKLIIVDAFEATYAPEALVYYITDGHLDYWRYSPECADRVIETTFK, from the coding sequence ATGAATGTATTTTATCCCGAAGGCATTCTGATCGATACTGCCGAAAACAAAGCTGCTCTGCGCAGTGTTGCCAGCCTGCAGGAGGCCATGGCAACCGAAAAAATTCTGGAGGCCCGGGCGGTGGTCTGTGATTTCCACCACAATTTGATTGTGGAGCTGGGCTGCTGCAAAGGCTTTATGCCCAAAGAAGAAACAGTAATCGGAATTTCAGACGGCTCCACCCGGGATATTGCCATTATTTCAAGGGTGAACAAGCCGGTCTGCTTTGTGGTAACCGATATCAGGCAAGAGGCGGATGGCTCGGTCACGGCTATTCTTTCACGCCAGCGGGTTCAGCGTCTTTGCCTTGAAAAATACATTTCCGCTCTGGTGCCCGGTGATGTCATCAATGCCCGGGTCACCCATTTGGAATCCTTCGGCTGTTTTGTGGATATTGGCTGCGGTGTGACCTCCCTCATCCCCATCAATTCCATTTCCGTCTCCCGCATTTCCCACCCGAGAGACCGCTTCCGCAGTGGAAAGAGCATCAAGGCGGTGGTCAAATCGGTGGATGAAAACGGGCGGGTAACCCTGAGCCACAAGGAGCTTTTGGGAACTTGGGAAGAAAACGCCCGCAACTTTGTACCGGGCGAGACTGTCTCCGGTATTATCCGTTCCGTGGAAAGCTATGGCATTTTTGTGGAGCTGACCCCCAATCTAGCCGGACTGGCCGAACCTCGAGAGGGTGCTGTTACCGGTCAGCATGCCAGTGTTTACATAAAAAACCTCATTCCCGAAAAAATGAAGGTGAAGCTGATTATTGTGGATGCCTTTGAGGCTACCTACGCCCCCGAAGCCCTTGTCTATTACATAACCGACGGGCACTTGGATTACTGGCGCTATTCGCCGGAATGTGCCGACCGGGTAATTGAAACCACTTTTAAATAA
- a CDS encoding DedA family protein, translating to MQEIVQSMEQWVLWMVEAYGYLGITFLIAVENVFPPIPSEIILAFGGFMTTRTTMSVPGVIVWATVGSVVGALILYGLGRWLGRERFEALVHKFGKPLGVKMSDIEKTYAWFEKYETKTVFFCRMVPIVRSLISIPAGITKMQMGSFLVFTTVGSVIWNTILVVAGSILGEAWESILDYFSAYSTGALWFFIVVAIGVVAFFLWRKSRQK from the coding sequence ATGCAGGAAATCGTACAGTCTATGGAACAATGGGTACTTTGGATGGTGGAAGCCTATGGCTATTTGGGCATTACATTTTTGATTGCGGTTGAAAATGTTTTTCCGCCCATCCCTTCTGAGATTATACTTGCCTTTGGCGGCTTTATGACAACCCGAACCACCATGAGTGTGCCCGGGGTAATTGTGTGGGCAACGGTGGGTTCAGTGGTCGGTGCTTTGATTCTTTATGGTTTGGGCCGCTGGCTGGGCCGGGAACGCTTTGAGGCTTTGGTGCATAAGTTTGGTAAGCCCTTGGGCGTTAAAATGAGTGACATTGAAAAAACCTATGCTTGGTTTGAAAAATACGAAACCAAGACAGTATTTTTTTGCCGTATGGTTCCCATTGTGAGAAGCCTGATCTCCATTCCGGCGGGCATTACCAAAATGCAGATGGGCAGTTTTCTGGTTTTTACCACAGTGGGCAGTGTGATCTGGAACACCATTCTGGTTGTGGCCGGTTCCATTCTGGGTGAGGCTTGGGAGAGCATTCTGGATTATTTCAGCGCTTACTCCACCGGTGCCCTATGGTTCTTCATTGTGGTTGCTATTGGTGTGGTGGCTTTCTTTCTTTGGCGCAAATCCCGCCAAAAGTAA
- the coaE gene encoding dephospho-CoA kinase (Dephospho-CoA kinase (CoaE) performs the final step in coenzyme A biosynthesis.): MIIGLTGQTGAGKTFVSDLLAARGLIVINADEVARHVVDQGAQCLTDLVLEFTIEILNEDGSLNRRRMGDLVFSDKAKRMRFNEIIFPYIHEEIKERIAFYQKQGAKLIVLDAPTLFESGADRYCDRIVSVIAPKELRMERIIARDDLSRQQAEQRMKAQHDDEFYTSKSHVVICNDGDMGALRVQVMELLDRLNTELTKEMS, encoded by the coding sequence ATGATTATAGGATTAACCGGCCAGACCGGGGCGGGGAAGACCTTTGTCAGCGATTTGCTGGCGGCCCGGGGCCTGATTGTGATAAATGCGGATGAGGTTGCACGCCATGTGGTGGATCAGGGGGCTCAATGCCTGACCGATCTTGTGCTGGAATTCACCATTGAGATTCTCAATGAGGATGGCTCCCTGAACCGCCGCCGTATGGGTGATCTGGTCTTTTCCGATAAGGCCAAGCGCATGCGCTTTAATGAAATTATTTTCCCTTATATTCACGAGGAAATCAAGGAGCGGATCGCTTTCTATCAAAAGCAGGGTGCCAAGCTGATCGTGCTGGATGCTCCTACCCTGTTTGAAAGCGGGGCAGACCGTTACTGCGACCGCATTGTCAGTGTCATCGCACCCAAGGAGCTGCGGATGGAGCGGATTATTGCCCGGGATGACCTGAGCCGCCAGCAGGCCGAGCAGCGGATGAAAGCCCAGCACGACGATGAGTTTTACACCTCCAAATCCCATGTTGTAATTTGCAACGATGGGGATATGGGAGCCCTGCGGGTGCAGGTGATGGAGCTTTTGGACCGGCTGAACACAGAGCTTACGAAAGAAATGAGTTGA
- a CDS encoding replication-associated recombination protein A yields MATPLADRLRPTELSQVVGQRHILGDGMVLPRIVEGGNVPNLIFYGPSGVGKTTVASILARKVGKKLYRLNGTTASTADIKAIVAELDTLEGMGGVVLYLDEIQYLNKKQQQTLLEFIEDGRITLIASTTENPYFYIYNAILSRSTVFEFRPVDKQEVEKAVLRGFNLLEEESGRTLSLEDGVTAHIAVSCGGDVRKAINAVELLWASAREDKVTLEDARQVSQRSNMRYDRDGDSHYDILSALQKSIRGSDENAALHYLARLLEAGDLLSPIRRLLVIASEDIGLAYPQAVSIVKACVDSAVQLGLPEGRIPLAQAVILLCTAPKSNSAIMAIDAAMNDLHRVELGEIPGHLKDGHYAGAQKMGHAKGYQYPHDFPDSYVEQQYLPDVLRDRVYYTFGQNKTEQAALQHRRKIQGKTGD; encoded by the coding sequence ATGGCGACACCTTTGGCGGATCGTCTGCGGCCCACCGAGCTTTCTCAGGTGGTGGGGCAGCGGCACATATTGGGAGACGGCATGGTTCTGCCCCGCATTGTGGAGGGGGGAAATGTGCCCAATCTGATTTTTTATGGCCCTTCCGGCGTGGGGAAAACTACGGTAGCCAGCATTCTGGCCCGCAAGGTGGGCAAGAAGCTTTACCGCCTCAACGGCACCACTGCCTCAACAGCGGATATCAAAGCCATTGTGGCGGAGCTGGATACGCTGGAGGGAATGGGCGGGGTAGTCCTGTATCTGGATGAAATCCAGTATTTGAACAAGAAGCAGCAGCAAACCCTGCTGGAATTTATAGAGGATGGGCGCATTACCCTGATTGCCTCCACCACGGAGAACCCTTACTTTTATATTTACAACGCCATTCTCAGCCGCAGCACTGTGTTTGAATTCCGCCCGGTGGATAAACAGGAAGTTGAAAAAGCAGTGCTTCGTGGCTTTAACCTGTTGGAGGAAGAAAGTGGCCGCACCCTCTCGCTGGAAGATGGAGTAACCGCCCATATAGCGGTTTCCTGCGGCGGCGATGTGCGCAAGGCCATCAATGCAGTAGAGCTGCTTTGGGCTTCGGCCAGAGAAGACAAAGTTACGCTGGAGGATGCAAGGCAGGTCAGCCAGCGCAGCAACATGCGCTATGACCGGGATGGGGATTCCCATTACGACATTCTCTCCGCCCTGCAAAAATCCATTCGGGGCTCGGATGAAAATGCGGCCCTTCATTATCTGGCCCGCTTGCTGGAGGCTGGGGATTTGCTTTCCCCCATACGCCGTTTGCTGGTTATTGCCAGTGAGGATATCGGTCTTGCTTATCCGCAGGCTGTCTCTATTGTCAAGGCCTGTGTGGACAGTGCTGTTCAGTTAGGTCTGCCTGAGGGGCGGATTCCGTTGGCGCAGGCCGTTATTCTCTTGTGCACAGCGCCTAAATCCAATTCGGCCATTATGGCCATCGATGCGGCAATGAACGATCTGCACCGGGTGGAGCTTGGGGAAATTCCCGGGCATTTAAAGGATGGCCACTATGCAGGAGCCCAGAAGATGGGGCACGCCAAGGGGTATCAATATCCCCATGATTTCCCGGACAGCTATGTGGAGCAGCAGTATCTCCCCGATGTGCTCAGGGATCGGGTTTATTATACCTTCGGGCAGAACAAGACCGAGCAGGCCGCTTTGCAGCATAGGCGAAAGATTCAGGGTAAAACGGGGGACTAA
- a CDS encoding lytic transglycosylase domain-containing protein, giving the protein MIAKKRFRSLLAELLALAVLIPLLMAGFHWGYRYFYRSAYPVYYSEQVLRQSQVYDLPPELLYAVIRTESGFNPRAQSSVQARGLTQITPDTFEWIQFRLQEERELDFEDLYNPEISIQYGAALLRLYLDEFGSVETALCAYHAGRGSVLGWLKNPQYSSDGKNVEYIPFGDTSRYVARVIETRDLYRNLYEF; this is encoded by the coding sequence TTGATCGCAAAAAAACGCTTCCGATCCCTTTTAGCGGAGCTGCTGGCTCTTGCGGTGCTGATTCCTCTTTTAATGGCCGGCTTCCATTGGGGGTACCGGTATTTTTACCGCAGCGCTTATCCGGTTTATTACAGCGAGCAGGTTCTGCGGCAAAGCCAAGTTTACGATCTGCCTCCCGAGCTGCTCTATGCGGTGATTCGCACCGAAAGCGGCTTTAATCCCCGGGCTCAGTCCAGTGTGCAGGCAAGGGGCCTGACCCAAATCACGCCCGACACCTTTGAGTGGATTCAGTTCCGCTTGCAGGAGGAGCGGGAGCTGGATTTTGAAGACCTTTATAACCCTGAAATCAGCATCCAGTATGGAGCGGCTTTGCTGCGCCTGTATCTGGATGAGTTCGGTTCAGTAGAAACAGCCCTCTGCGCTTACCACGCAGGCCGAGGTAGCGTTCTTGGGTGGCTGAAAAATCCCCAATATTCCTCTGATGGAAAAAACGTGGAGTATATTCCTTTTGGTGATACCAGCCGTTATGTGGCCCGTGTCATCGAAACCCGGGATCTTTACCGTAATCTTTATGAATTCTAA
- a CDS encoding DUF951 domain-containing protein, translating to MDVRVGDILTMKKPHPCGERQFLVLRSGMDFRIRCVGCGREVMVPRSKCERNIKSIQHKEP from the coding sequence ATGGATGTCCGGGTAGGGGATATATTGACTATGAAAAAGCCGCATCCCTGTGGAGAGCGGCAATTTTTAGTGCTTCGGTCCGGTATGGATTTTCGTATCCGTTGTGTGGGCTGCGGGCGGGAGGTTATGGTTCCCCGCTCCAAATGCGAGCGCAACATAAAATCCATTCAGCACAAGGAGCCCTGA
- a CDS encoding HPr family phosphocarrier protein translates to MVQKIKLSTAEDLKEFMNLAWACGCDVGVHDPEGAIADAKSILGLIALDYNRPVLVVTEDDSFIKKLGKWIVND, encoded by the coding sequence ATGGTACAAAAAATTAAGCTTTCCACAGCCGAGGATCTTAAGGAATTTATGAATCTGGCATGGGCTTGCGGATGCGATGTGGGTGTCCACGATCCCGAGGGCGCTATTGCCGATGCTAAATCGATTTTGGGGCTCATTGCTTTGGATTATAACCGGCCTGTCCTGGTGGTTACCGAGGATGATTCCTTCATTAAAAAGCTGGGCAAGTGGATTGTGAACGACTAA